In the Bacillus amyloliquefaciens DSM 7 = ATCC 23350 genome, CAAGATACACCATGTTTTCTCCGTTGATGCCGAGTTTCTGATTCACGCATACGTCAAAGATTTCACGTGTCGCAATATCCCGCGGCACGAGGTTTCCGTAAGCAGGATATTTTTCCTCAAGGAAGTACCAAGGTTTTCCGTCTTTATACGTCCAGACTCTTCCGCCCTCACCGCGCGCCGATTCACTCATCAGACGCAGTTTATCGTCTCCGGGAATTGCTGTCGGGTGAATTTGGATAAATTCGCCGTTAGCGTAGTAAGCTCCCTGCTGATAAACGATTGATGCGGCAGATCCCGTGTTGATCATGCTGTTTGTTGATTTGCCGAATACGATTCCGGGTCCTCCCGTCGCCATAATAACGGCGTCAGAACGGAATGACTCGATTTGCATATTGGTCAAATTTTGAGCTACGATACCGCGGCACGTGCGCTCATCGTCAAGAACGGCGCCGAGGAATTCCCAGCCTTCGTATTTTGTGACGAGACCCGCCACTTCATATCTGCGCACCTGCTCGTCCAGAGCGTAAAGAAGCTGCTGACCCGTCGTCGCTCCCGCGTATGCTGTTCTGTGGTGCTGTGTACCCCCGAAACGGCGGAAGTCCAAGAGCCCTTCCGGCGTTCTGTTAAACATAACCCCCATGCGGTCCAATAAGTGGATAATGGACGGCGCTGCTTCACACATCGCTTTTACAGGAGGCTGGTTTGCCAAAAAGTCGCCTCCGTATACCGTGTCATCAAAATGCTCGAACGGAGAGTCTCCTTCCCCTTTTGTGTTGACAGCTCCGTTTATCCCGCCCTGCGCGCAGACCGAGTGAGAGCGTTTGACCGGAACGATGGAAAACAATTTAACGGCCGTGCCTGATTCCGCTGCTTTAATTGTCGCCATGAGGCCGGCAAGACCCCCGCCGACTACAATAATGCTTGATTGACTCATGATAGCCCCTCTCCCTCTAGTAATCTAGTTCTCTTACACAAACGCAAAAATTGCTTTTAGACCGACGTATGAAAGCGCTAAAAATATAATCAGCGTCACGTAAGTCGAAATTCTTTGAGAACGCGGCGTGACCGTGATCCCCCATGTGACCGCAAAAGACCATAAGCCGTTTGAAAAGTGAAAAATGACCGATAAAACGCCTACAATGTAAAAACCGAGCATGAACGGCGAGCTCAAAATATTCGCCATCATATCAAAGTTGACTTCAGCGCCCATCTGTGCGGCAATCCGCGTCTGCCACACATGCCAGCTGACGAAAATAAGGGTGAGAATACCAGTGACACGCTGAAGCACAAACATCCAGTTTCTGAAATAACTGTAGTGGCCAGCGTTGTTTTTCGCAGTAAATGCTATGTACACACCGTAAACCGCATGATAAATTAAAGGTAAGAAAATAATAAAAATTTCTAACGCATACCTGAACGGCAGACTGTCCATAAAGCCGGCCGCCTTGTTAAACGCATCTGCTCCCCTTGCGGCAAATTGGTTGACGACTAAATGCTGGATCAAAAAGATGCCGACCGGAATAACACCGAGCAAGGAATGCAATCTTCGAAAATAAAACTCTCTGTTCCCAGACATTACTTTACCCCCTGTTTGATTTAAGTGCGAAATGTGCTAAAATCTCTGCCCCCACTTCGTTTCAATTGTAAGCACTTTATTAAAATTTATTGACAATTTCATTTTACTCCTCCCTCAAATGAGCGTCAAGAAAACGTGTACATAAATTATAATTTTCCGAATTGATTATCTGACGGGAAAATTTTATTTTCCTGCGATATCTTTCTCACTTTTTTTCACGTGTTTTATAGGATCATCCTGTAATCCTCCCCCCTGTTTAAGCTATAATAAACGAAGGAGAGAGGGGAATACATAATATGAAGAATAATTATGAAGCAGCTTTAGAACCTTTAACTGAACTCGACGTCAGCGCATACGGCTACGAATTAATCCGGGAAATCGTGCTTCCGGATATCCTGGGCCCGGAACATTCATCCATGATGTATTGGGCGGGAAAACGCCTCGCCCGCAAATTTCCTCTTCAATCGTGGGAAGAAATCCCCGCCTTTTTTGAAAAAGCCGGCTGGGGAACTTTGACAAACACCGGATCAAAAAAGCAAGAGCTTGAATTTGAACTGGAAGGACCGCTCGTATCCAGCAGGCTTAAACATCAGAAAGAGCCGTGTTTTCAGCTTGAAGCCGGTTTTATAGCCGAACAGATTCAATTGATGAACGATCAGATTGCAGAATCTTATGAACAGGTAAAAAAGAGAGCGGATAAAGTCGTCCTGACTGTAAAATGGGATATGAAGGACCCTGTATAATTGAAAAAAGGCGGTGACTCCAAGTCCCGCCTTTTTGCCTGCCCGTTTATACGGCAGACGGCTGTTTAGAAAGCTCAAACGCATCGTGAAGCGCTTCGACCGCTTTCACCATATCATTTTCGCTGACAACCGTTGATACTTTTATTTCAGATGTGCTGACCATTTTTACTTGTACATTTTTTTCCGCCAGTACGGCAAACATGTCTGCAGCGACGCCGGGATTTGAGACCATGCCTGACCCGACAATGGATACTTTCGCCAGCTTTCTTTCAGTTTCAATTTTTTCATAGTCAAGCGCGTTTTTATATTCTTCAAGCACAGCGACCGTTTGAGCGGCATCTTCCGTTTTCACTGAGAAAGAAATGTCCGCTTCCCCATCGTCCGCCTGTGTCTGAATAATGATGTCAACGTTGATGTTTCGTTTTGCCAAGGCGGTGAAGATCGTTGAAAGGGTTGTCAGTCCGCTTGTCAGGCCTGTAACGGACACCCTCGTGATCTGGTCTTCAAATGCAATTCCTCTGACGATTAAATTCTGCTCCATTGATGATTCCTCCTCAATTAACGTTCCCGCTTCATGTTCCGTACTTGACCGCACTTCCAAAGGCACTTGATAGTTTTTCGCGAACTCAACCGCCCGCGGGTGAAGGACACCCGCTCCGAGATTTGCAAGCTCAAGCATTTCATCATAAGAAATCCCCGCCAGTTTTCTCGCTGACCGGACGTACCGCGGATCTGTCGTAAACACGCCCGGAAC is a window encoding:
- a CDS encoding aspartate kinase, which codes for MGLIVQKFGGTSVGSAEKIQHAANRAIAEKQKGHDVVVVVSAMGKSTDALVNLAAEITSEPSKREMDMLLSTGEQVTISLLAMALQEKGYDAVSYTGWQAGVRTEAVHGNARITDIDITAIQAQLAEGRITVVAGFQGVTEDGGITTLGRGGSDTTAVALAAALGADKCDIYTDVPGVFTTDPRYVRSARKLAGISYDEMLELANLGAGVLHPRAVEFAKNYQVPLEVRSSTEHEAGTLIEEESSMEQNLIVRGIAFEDQITRVSVTGLTSGLTTLSTIFTALAKRNINVDIIIQTQADDGEADISFSVKTEDAAQTVAVLEEYKNALDYEKIETERKLAKVSIVGSGMVSNPGVAADMFAVLAEKNVQVKMVSTSEIKVSTVVSENDMVKAVEALHDAFELSKQPSAV
- a CDS encoding YslB family protein, producing the protein MKNNYEAALEPLTELDVSAYGYELIREIVLPDILGPEHSSMMYWAGKRLARKFPLQSWEEIPAFFEKAGWGTLTNTGSKKQELEFELEGPLVSSRLKHQKEPCFQLEAGFIAEQIQLMNDQIAESYEQVKKRADKVVLTVKWDMKDPV
- the sdhA gene encoding succinate dehydrogenase flavoprotein subunit, which translates into the protein MSQSSIIVVGGGLAGLMATIKAAESGTAVKLFSIVPVKRSHSVCAQGGINGAVNTKGEGDSPFEHFDDTVYGGDFLANQPPVKAMCEAAPSIIHLLDRMGVMFNRTPEGLLDFRRFGGTQHHRTAYAGATTGQQLLYALDEQVRRYEVAGLVTKYEGWEFLGAVLDDERTCRGIVAQNLTNMQIESFRSDAVIMATGGPGIVFGKSTNSMINTGSAASIVYQQGAYYANGEFIQIHPTAIPGDDKLRLMSESARGEGGRVWTYKDGKPWYFLEEKYPAYGNLVPRDIATREIFDVCVNQKLGINGENMVYLDLSHKDPKELDVKLGGIIEIYEKFMGDDPRKLPMKIFPAVHYSMGGLWVDYDQMTSIRGLFAAGECDYSMHGGNRLGANSLLSAIYGGMVAGPNAVKYVSGLETSAEDMSSSLFDSYVKKEEEKWADIMKMDGDENAYVLHRELGEWMTANVTVVRHNDKLLKTDDKIQELMERFKKININDTTKWSNQGAMFTRQFSNMLQLARVITLGAYNRNESRGAHYKPDFPERNDDEWLKTTMAKHAGPFEAPEFEYQDVDVSLIAPRKRDYSKKKVAK
- the sdhC gene encoding succinate dehydrogenase cytochrome B558, with protein sequence MSGNREFYFRRLHSLLGVIPVGIFLIQHLVVNQFAARGADAFNKAAGFMDSLPFRYALEIFIIFLPLIYHAVYGVYIAFTAKNNAGHYSYFRNWMFVLQRVTGILTLIFVSWHVWQTRIAAQMGAEVNFDMMANILSSPFMLGFYIVGVLSVIFHFSNGLWSFAVTWGITVTPRSQRISTYVTLIIFLALSYVGLKAIFAFV